From Chryseobacterium salivictor, a single genomic window includes:
- a CDS encoding RteC domain-containing protein: protein MESKLLIEKTKELFTGLETQIKNLKTEKTNQLEFIQYALMETDEAIRTIKSWVIKHDFDCWENEITFFKKLKPLFIAKYIYFSKVVALLSATPGSGIKYKKKLYEQEFEKIHYFFLENTEFISYYRRKATYLDLKYFMRFKYDLDVKLAPDFHNYDERFSTSHDHLIATILAHDQYELFLKKQLQQLKETPPGEPSYATSGLQWTAPKVALTELVFALHHTHCFNGGNTSLSETVKWFEEALSVDLGNYHNTIAEIRNRKSNPILKAAQRKPYCLS from the coding sequence ATGGAGTCAAAATTATTGATTGAAAAAACGAAAGAGTTGTTCACCGGTCTGGAAACTCAAATTAAGAACCTGAAAACTGAAAAAACCAACCAGCTGGAATTCATACAGTATGCATTAATGGAAACCGATGAAGCCATCCGCACCATCAAATCATGGGTCATCAAGCACGATTTCGACTGCTGGGAAAACGAAATCACTTTCTTTAAAAAATTAAAACCCCTATTCATTGCAAAATACATCTATTTCAGCAAGGTGGTTGCCCTGCTCTCTGCCACACCCGGTTCGGGCATTAAATACAAAAAGAAACTGTATGAACAGGAATTTGAAAAAATACACTATTTTTTTCTCGAAAACACGGAATTCATCAGCTATTACCGCCGCAAAGCCACCTATCTCGATCTTAAATATTTCATGCGTTTCAAATACGACCTCGATGTTAAACTGGCACCCGATTTTCACAATTATGATGAACGTTTTTCCACTTCCCATGACCATCTTATCGCCACCATTCTGGCGCATGACCAATACGAACTTTTTCTGAAAAAGCAGTTGCAGCAGCTTAAAGAAACGCCACCCGGCGAACCCTCTTATGCAACCAGCGGTTTGCAATGGACCGCTCCCAAAGTTGCCCTCACCGAACTGGTATTTGCCCTCCATCACACCCACTGTTTCAACGGCGGCAACACTTCGCTCTCCGAAACCGTGAAATGGTTTGAAGAAGCACTCAGCGTAGATCTGGGAAATTACCACAACACCATTGCAGAAATCAGAAACAGAAAGTCCAACCCCATTCTTAAAGCAGCTCAGCGAAAACCTTACTGCCTATCTTGA
- a CDS encoding helix-turn-helix domain-containing protein has translation MGRNILLLWILIGSVCTAQNSVIQYTLIQETYENLTENDARALPSVRKNIALGKKNQNFKHLMYAYEDAVYYSPQNAAKLKYADSAIAAATRTKDPALISKAYLGRGIVYYFNYRMYDKALHEYLFAAEYAEEAGDSYLIHKVKYHIGVVRNYLGYYQQAIPFFKECSNFFAHQLKSAKHSAVRYNNTRGYLNSTHQMTISYRHLGKYNKVDSLLKSAEPYLTNPQFAQEKGYFLKEKGIASFRNHRYREAIDTLMAATQLMSEKKDEGMLAVAWYYIGNSFFKMNDSHTGTAYLQKVDSLFRKNKLAVPEVHSTYELLFKKTDPAEKPEEATYYIGQLLKSDSILQAELPYLSSRIFREYDVKALHAEKEKLLKAKAVGDGIVIFSLIVSAALLSFLIRAYIREKRNTAAYQKLQLRLQSVQQDVETASPISDLPRKMEYSMEIVGEVLQKLQSFEDRHGFLDPDVTMATLGPQLGITKNHLSYVINEYKKMNFRTYLAHLRIQYITTLMNSDTDTLYLRMDNEALAQACGLRSRQQLSRLFHEINGITPGDFIRQRNKELNLN, from the coding sequence ATGGGTAGAAACATTCTTCTTTTATGGATCCTTATAGGCTCAGTATGCACTGCGCAGAATAGTGTAATCCAATATACCCTCATTCAGGAAACCTACGAGAATCTCACTGAAAATGACGCACGGGCACTGCCTTCAGTCCGTAAAAACATCGCCTTGGGTAAAAAAAACCAAAATTTCAAACATTTAATGTATGCATACGAAGATGCTGTTTATTATTCCCCACAGAATGCTGCCAAATTAAAATATGCTGATAGTGCAATAGCAGCTGCAACCCGCACGAAAGATCCGGCATTAATCAGCAAAGCTTACCTTGGAAGAGGCATCGTTTATTATTTTAACTACAGAATGTACGACAAGGCACTGCATGAATATCTGTTCGCCGCTGAATATGCAGAAGAAGCCGGCGACAGCTATTTAATTCATAAAGTAAAATACCATATTGGAGTCGTAAGGAATTATCTCGGCTACTACCAGCAGGCGATTCCTTTTTTCAAGGAATGCAGTAACTTTTTCGCACACCAACTCAAATCTGCAAAACATTCAGCCGTACGCTACAACAATACCAGAGGTTATCTGAACAGCACCCATCAGATGACCATCAGTTACCGCCATTTAGGAAAATACAATAAAGTGGACAGCCTGCTCAAATCCGCTGAACCCTATCTGACAAATCCACAGTTTGCACAGGAAAAAGGGTATTTTCTAAAAGAAAAAGGCATTGCCAGCTTCCGGAACCACCGGTACCGCGAGGCAATCGACACCCTGATGGCAGCTACCCAACTGATGAGCGAAAAAAAAGATGAAGGAATGTTGGCGGTTGCCTGGTACTACATCGGCAATTCCTTTTTTAAAATGAATGACAGCCACACGGGCACCGCCTACCTCCAAAAGGTCGATTCCCTTTTTAGAAAAAATAAATTAGCAGTACCCGAGGTACATTCAACTTATGAACTGCTGTTTAAAAAAACAGACCCTGCCGAAAAGCCCGAAGAAGCCACCTATTATATTGGGCAGTTGCTGAAATCCGACAGCATTCTGCAGGCAGAGTTACCTTATCTGTCTTCTCGGATCTTCCGCGAGTATGATGTCAAAGCCTTACATGCTGAAAAGGAAAAACTTTTGAAGGCGAAGGCCGTCGGAGATGGAATCGTTATTTTTTCTTTAATCGTCAGTGCCGCACTTTTGTCGTTCCTGATCAGAGCATATATACGGGAGAAAAGAAATACAGCCGCCTACCAAAAACTTCAGTTAAGACTTCAATCTGTACAGCAAGACGTCGAAACAGCATCCCCAATAAGTGATTTGCCACGCAAGATGGAATACAGCATGGAGATCGTGGGGGAAGTGCTGCAGAAGCTTCAGTCATTTGAAGACCGGCACGGATTTCTCGATCCAGACGTTACCATGGCAACGCTGGGACCGCAGCTGGGAATTACCAAAAATCACCTCTCCTACGTGATCAATGAGTACAAAAAAATGAATTTCAGAACCTATCTGGCACATCTGCGTATTCAGTACATCACTACCTTAATGAATTCCGATACAGACACCCTCTACCTCCGTATGGACAATGAAGCACTTGCTCAGGCATGTGGACTGAGATCACGTCAGCAGCTTTCGCGGCTATTTCATGAAATCAACGGAATTACGCCGGGCGATTTTATCCGCCAAAGAAATAAAGAACTGAACCTTAACTAA
- a CDS encoding RagB/SusD family nutrient uptake outer membrane protein — protein sequence MKKIVLLFSSLSVLLTISACDRFLNEKSDSLLAIPQTLEDNQAILDRTYVLGLNATSNEISADDIYISESAFNTMPNEPEKRLHLWQPDYVSLASGNDWENSYAKINIFNTVLFNLDHYKIPNADNVRGQALVFRASVYLEAAQIWCLAYDPSTVDQDLGLPLRIDPDMNIPSVRSTLKQTYNQILSDLHAAAPLLPQQQIASSRPSKVTALGYLARAYLFMGDYENALKYGLQALAVNKQLMNFNSLNANASYPIPNMNVEVLLPTGTAYSPFLTVTNAKIPQEIYQSYEANDLRKSIFFRINTDGTFLFRGNYSGSSTRKNPIAIDELYLTVAESYARLNKPSEAISWLNSLLVTRWKTGTYIPLTINNAADALVKIQSERRKELIFRGLRWADIKRYNKKGAGIGLTRTLNGIIYTLPPNDLRFAIAIPEDIIKMTGIPQNPR from the coding sequence ATGAAAAAAATAGTCCTACTCTTTTCGTCATTGTCAGTTTTGCTGACTATCAGTGCGTGTGACCGTTTCCTGAATGAAAAATCAGATTCGCTGCTCGCAATTCCACAGACGCTTGAAGACAATCAGGCGATATTGGACCGTACTTATGTGTTGGGGCTCAATGCCACTTCTAATGAAATATCAGCAGATGATATCTACATTTCCGAATCGGCCTTCAATACAATGCCTAATGAACCGGAAAAAAGATTACACCTGTGGCAGCCGGATTATGTCTCACTTGCAAGTGGTAACGACTGGGAAAACAGTTATGCCAAAATAAACATTTTCAATACAGTGCTTTTCAATCTTGATCATTATAAAATACCAAATGCCGACAATGTCAGAGGACAGGCTTTAGTATTTAGGGCTTCTGTCTATCTGGAAGCCGCTCAGATATGGTGTCTTGCTTATGATCCTTCCACCGTTGATCAGGATTTAGGTTTACCGCTGCGTATTGACCCTGACATGAATATCCCTTCGGTAAGGTCAACTTTAAAACAGACGTATAACCAGATTCTTTCCGATCTTCATGCTGCGGCACCCCTTTTACCTCAGCAGCAGATTGCCTCTTCAAGACCTTCAAAAGTAACTGCATTAGGCTATCTGGCAAGAGCTTATCTTTTTATGGGAGATTATGAAAACGCATTAAAATATGGATTACAGGCACTGGCTGTCAATAAGCAGCTGATGAATTTTAATAGCCTGAACGCAAATGCTTCCTACCCGATTCCAAACATGAATGTTGAAGTTCTGTTGCCTACAGGCACTGCCTACTCCCCATTTCTAACGGTTACCAACGCAAAAATCCCTCAGGAAATTTACCAGAGTTATGAGGCGAATGATTTAAGAAAAAGTATTTTCTTCAGGATCAATACAGATGGAACATTTCTGTTCAGAGGAAATTACAGCGGAAGTTCCACCAGAAAAAACCCCATTGCTATTGACGAACTCTATCTGACTGTGGCAGAATCCTATGCCCGCCTCAACAAACCATCTGAAGCAATATCATGGCTAAACTCGTTGCTTGTCACCCGCTGGAAAACAGGAACTTATATTCCGCTGACTATAAATAATGCAGCGGATGCCCTCGTAAAGATCCAGAGTGAAAGAAGGAAAGAACTGATATTCAGAGGTCTTCGGTGGGCAGACATTAAAAGGTATAATAAGAAAGGAGCCGGAATTGGTCTGACAAGAACTCTTAATGGGATCATTTACACCCTACCTCCCAATGATCTCAGGTTTGCCATTGCGATACCTGAAGATATCATTAAAATGACCGGAATACCACAGAACCCAAGATAA